In Salinibacterium sp. ZJ70, one DNA window encodes the following:
- a CDS encoding right-handed parallel beta-helix repeat-containing protein, with the protein MIAELLARPWLLAALSFVAGGVFVALIWTGAALLASPANPQSAPTSIPGRTDTPSPTATQQADAPESAVDVEGCPDATQTVSGADELASALASAAPGDVIVMQPGVYEGEFVASTSGTSDELVTLCGPREAVLDGGGVKGGYVFHLDGAQYWHLAGFTVTNGQKGVMADGTVGSTIQGLTVFSIGDEAIHLRGHSTDNRVVGNDISDTGLRREKFGEGVYIGSADSNWCTITDCEPDRSDRNLVEGNYIHGTTSEAIDVKEGTTGGVIRGNTFDGSRIVAADSWVDVKGNDWIIEGNTGENSPLDGFQTHEIGDGGWGTGNTFRSNIAVVGGPGFGFSLTPVNDNVVACDNQVSDAGEGFSNVSCRG; encoded by the coding sequence ATGATCGCCGAGCTTCTCGCCCGTCCGTGGCTTCTCGCGGCGCTCTCGTTCGTCGCGGGAGGTGTGTTCGTGGCGCTCATCTGGACAGGCGCCGCGCTGCTCGCCTCGCCCGCGAACCCGCAGAGCGCTCCCACCAGCATTCCCGGGCGCACCGACACGCCGAGTCCGACCGCGACCCAGCAAGCGGACGCGCCCGAGTCGGCGGTCGATGTCGAGGGCTGTCCGGACGCCACTCAGACAGTGTCGGGCGCCGACGAGCTCGCATCCGCGCTCGCCTCCGCAGCGCCCGGAGATGTCATCGTGATGCAGCCGGGAGTGTACGAAGGCGAGTTCGTCGCCTCGACCTCCGGCACGTCCGACGAACTCGTCACGCTGTGCGGCCCCAGGGAAGCCGTGCTCGACGGCGGGGGAGTGAAAGGCGGGTATGTCTTCCACCTCGATGGGGCGCAGTACTGGCACCTGGCGGGCTTCACCGTCACCAACGGGCAGAAGGGCGTGATGGCGGATGGCACTGTCGGCTCCACGATCCAGGGCCTCACCGTGTTCAGCATCGGCGACGAGGCGATCCACCTCCGCGGACACTCCACCGACAACCGGGTCGTGGGCAACGACATCAGCGACACGGGTCTGCGCCGCGAGAAGTTCGGCGAAGGGGTCTACATCGGCTCAGCCGACAGCAACTGGTGCACGATCACCGACTGCGAGCCGGATCGCTCGGATCGCAATCTCGTCGAAGGCAACTACATCCACGGCACGACCTCTGAGGCGATCGACGTCAAGGAGGGCACGACAGGGGGTGTCATCCGCGGCAACACATTCGACGGCTCCCGCATCGTCGCAGCCGACAGCTGGGTGGATGTGAAGGGAAACGACTGGATCATCGAGGGCAACACGGGCGAGAACTCGCCTCTCGATGGCTTCCAGACGCATGAGATCGGCGACGGCGGATGGGGGACCGGAAACACGTTCCGGTCGAACATCGCCGTCGTGGGCGGACCCGGATTCGGGTTCTCTCTCACGCCGGTCAACGACAACGTCGTCGCGTGCGACAACCAGGTCTCCGACGCCGGCGAAGGGTTCAGCAATGTGAGCTGTCGAGGCTGA
- a CDS encoding right-handed parallel beta-helix repeat-containing protein yields MSRRWIVLRAAVVAGVAAALVLPQAAHSAEPAENVPVVGEPYPGDPALESLLVAAEDRRLIDVRSISNAAGWTNANQGRPYRLVTGSTYTLVLIRRDAPYTLGDLLEYAPSTFVRQPDGSYLLSENIVVEQGATLNLSSEDGLVLRLASSPSAFVSIVTIGGGLEIIGTADRPVEVSGWDPGANAPDVETSDGRAYLRVTGGHATISHARFHDLGFWSGATGGIALTGTAPPETFSEDGDESAAAEPAAPSVYGQELLPVGGAEALNLAPNLGAYSFVSADIDDVESRANAFGMFITSAAGVDIRDSTFADNLVDGLVLHRGVTDTVVHNSTASGNGVDGLRLARATTGVIVDRLTAEANGRNGVTLEGGPLAGGPSATGTPIGSYGNNAVNDSLVRGNGRYGIEAVGGRHLVLDGNTVDGHTMGIVVADVVEGVTITDNIVENSAEQGIALRDGVRDALVQGNSIAGGEIGIYLRDATGTIDRNTVTDVSNHGVTIIRDLATVTISNNTVSGRGPSAIDAARSESDAVIRGNDITAWQGTKPLDVILRGIFQPLTLVWIVLGLIVVVTAVTGLRRREPRRALTHPYSSHAPLSSLTAGIADPRDYGREPVTPLEPTSASTAEITSSEPVSTVQQVSTAESGRAA; encoded by the coding sequence ATGTCGCGCCGTTGGATCGTGCTGCGTGCGGCTGTCGTCGCCGGCGTCGCGGCAGCGCTCGTGCTTCCCCAGGCGGCGCACTCGGCCGAACCGGCCGAGAACGTGCCCGTCGTGGGGGAGCCGTATCCCGGGGATCCCGCTCTCGAGTCGCTGCTCGTGGCCGCCGAGGACCGGCGTCTCATCGACGTCCGGTCGATCTCGAATGCAGCGGGGTGGACGAACGCGAATCAGGGGCGTCCCTATCGGCTCGTGACCGGCAGCACGTACACCCTCGTCCTCATCCGGCGCGACGCGCCCTACACGCTCGGCGACCTGCTCGAGTACGCGCCCAGCACCTTCGTGCGTCAGCCGGATGGCTCCTACCTGCTCAGCGAGAACATCGTCGTCGAGCAGGGGGCCACCCTGAACCTGTCCTCGGAGGACGGACTCGTGCTGCGGCTGGCGAGCTCCCCCTCCGCTTTCGTGTCGATCGTCACCATCGGGGGCGGGCTTGAGATCATCGGCACCGCCGACCGGCCCGTCGAGGTGTCCGGGTGGGACCCGGGCGCGAACGCCCCCGATGTGGAGACCTCCGACGGACGGGCTTATCTGAGGGTGACAGGCGGCCACGCGACCATCTCCCACGCGCGCTTCCACGACCTGGGATTCTGGTCCGGCGCGACAGGCGGCATCGCCCTGACCGGAACGGCGCCGCCTGAGACCTTCAGCGAGGACGGGGACGAGTCAGCGGCGGCTGAACCCGCCGCGCCGTCCGTCTACGGCCAGGAGCTCCTCCCCGTGGGCGGGGCCGAGGCCCTCAACCTCGCGCCGAACCTCGGGGCCTACAGCTTCGTGTCCGCCGACATCGACGATGTCGAGAGCCGAGCGAATGCGTTCGGGATGTTCATCACGAGCGCGGCCGGCGTCGACATCCGCGACTCCACTTTCGCCGACAACCTCGTGGATGGCCTTGTGCTGCATCGCGGGGTGACGGACACCGTGGTGCACAACAGCACCGCCTCCGGCAACGGGGTCGACGGTCTGCGACTCGCGCGCGCCACGACGGGGGTCATCGTCGATCGACTGACGGCAGAGGCGAACGGACGCAACGGCGTCACCCTCGAAGGGGGACCGCTCGCGGGCGGCCCCAGTGCCACAGGCACCCCGATCGGCAGCTACGGCAACAACGCCGTGAACGATTCCCTCGTCCGCGGCAACGGTCGCTACGGGATCGAGGCCGTGGGGGGCCGACATCTCGTGCTCGACGGCAACACGGTGGACGGTCACACGATGGGCATCGTCGTTGCGGACGTCGTCGAAGGCGTCACGATCACCGACAACATCGTGGAGAACTCGGCGGAGCAGGGAATCGCGCTTCGCGACGGCGTCCGCGACGCTCTCGTGCAGGGGAACTCCATCGCGGGAGGCGAGATCGGCATCTACCTGCGCGACGCCACAGGAACGATCGACCGGAACACGGTGACCGATGTCAGCAACCACGGAGTGACGATCATCCGGGATCTCGCAACCGTCACGATCAGCAACAACACAGTCTCCGGGCGCGGCCCGAGTGCGATCGATGCTGCTCGTTCGGAGTCCGATGCCGTCATCCGGGGCAACGACATCACGGCGTGGCAGGGCACCAAGCCGCTCGATGTCATCCTGCGCGGCATCTTCCAGCCGCTCACGCTCGTGTGGATCGTTCTCGGACTGATCGTCGTGGTCACCGCCGTCACGGGGCTGCGTCGACGTGAGCCGCGGCGGGCGCTGACCCACCCCTACAGCTCGCATGCGCCGCTGTCGTCGCTCACCGCAGGGATCGCGGATCCGCGCGACTACGGTCGTGAGCCCGTGACGCCTCTGGAGCCGACGAGCGCGTCGACGGCGGAGATCACGTCGAGCGAGCCGGTGTCGACAGTGCAGCAGGTCTCGACCGCAGAATCGGGGCGGGCGGCATGA
- a CDS encoding glycosyltransferase produces MLHLPVSAPAAWTDEIQFSWSYLGDLVATLAPYFPLAIAGTIVWALWLYRVILSARTTAIVSEFQTTTSVVVPSFHEDPDILMRCLETWREQNPTEIIIVLDVADLDAYDRIVALGDDRIRPILFHHAGKRSALGAGIRLATSEILVLTDSDTSWTPGLLENVQMPFADPRVGGVSTQQNVYQRHTSIWRMVADWLVDLRYYDYVPAMGSKGAVACISGRTAVYRRDAVLPVLDNLENEFFLGRRCISGDDGRLTWLVLASGYQTVHQRSARALSMFPSGFRAFVKQRVRWSRNSYRTYLTAIAKGWLWRVPFVTKITVLQILLTPVTMGLTVGYIIFSRLELTTVGIWAVVAWLFIGRGIRGISHLRRRPLDIVILPVVTLTVILIALPLKAYAFVTMNKQGWLTRHADRVGGDGQTARTLVAEVA; encoded by the coding sequence ATGCTCCATCTCCCCGTCTCCGCACCCGCCGCCTGGACCGATGAGATCCAGTTCAGCTGGTCGTATCTGGGCGACCTCGTCGCCACGCTCGCTCCGTACTTCCCGCTCGCGATCGCGGGCACGATCGTGTGGGCGCTCTGGCTGTACCGCGTGATCCTCTCGGCGCGAACGACGGCCATCGTGAGCGAGTTCCAGACCACGACCTCGGTCGTGGTGCCGTCCTTCCATGAGGATCCGGACATCCTCATGCGATGCCTGGAGACGTGGCGCGAGCAGAATCCGACGGAGATCATCATCGTGCTCGACGTCGCCGACCTCGACGCGTACGACCGGATCGTGGCGCTCGGCGACGACCGAATCCGGCCGATCCTCTTCCACCACGCGGGCAAGCGCTCGGCGCTCGGGGCGGGCATCCGGCTTGCGACGAGTGAGATCCTCGTGCTCACCGACTCGGACACCTCATGGACCCCCGGGCTGCTCGAGAACGTCCAGATGCCGTTCGCGGACCCCCGCGTCGGCGGGGTGAGCACACAGCAGAACGTGTACCAGCGGCACACGAGCATCTGGCGCATGGTTGCCGACTGGCTCGTCGACCTGCGCTACTACGACTACGTGCCCGCGATGGGCAGCAAAGGCGCCGTGGCCTGCATCTCCGGTCGCACGGCCGTCTACCGGCGTGACGCGGTGCTGCCGGTGCTCGACAACCTCGAGAACGAGTTCTTCCTCGGTCGACGGTGCATCTCCGGCGATGACGGTCGCCTCACGTGGCTCGTGCTCGCCTCCGGCTACCAGACGGTGCACCAGCGCTCCGCGCGGGCCCTGTCGATGTTCCCGTCGGGCTTCCGCGCCTTCGTGAAGCAGCGTGTGCGCTGGAGCCGGAACTCGTACCGCACCTACCTCACGGCGATCGCCAAGGGCTGGCTGTGGCGGGTGCCGTTCGTGACCAAGATCACCGTTCTCCAGATCCTGCTCACCCCCGTCACGATGGGTCTCACGGTCGGATACATCATCTTCAGTCGGCTGGAGCTCACGACGGTCGGAATCTGGGCCGTCGTGGCGTGGCTCTTCATCGGGCGCGGGATCCGAGGCATCTCGCATCTGCGGCGACGACCGCTCGACATCGTCATCCTGCCGGTCGTCACCCTCACGGTCATCCTGATCGCGCTTCCGCTCAAGGCCTACGCGTTCGTCACCATGAACAAGCAGGGATGGCTCACACGGCACGCCGATCGCGTCGGGGGGGACGGGCAGACCGCCCGCACCCTCGTCGCCGAGGTGGCATGA